One window of the Shewanella litorisediminis genome contains the following:
- the murG gene encoding undecaprenyldiphospho-muramoylpentapeptide beta-N-acetylglucosaminyltransferase — MGPQTGKRLLVMAGGTGGHVFPALAVARRLASEGWQIRWLGTADRMEARLVPQHGFDIDFIDIQGVRGNGLLRKLAAPFKVLRSVMQARKVIRQFKPDVVLGMGGFASGPGGVAAKLSGIPLVLHEQNAIPGMTNLLLSRIATRVLCAFEGAFGTLGTTVGNPIREELVALGEKPREARTEALKILVVGGSLGAKVFNDLMPSVTARIAQLQPVTVWHQTGKNNLAAVQAEYQQQGQDGGVKIAEFIDDMEAAYRWADVVLCRAGALTVSELAAVGLPSILVPYPHAVDDHQTMNARVLVDAGAAFLVPQPIATTELLADKLQLLAGDRDELTRMGERARAAAVLDATERVAEVCRELAK; from the coding sequence ATGGGCCCACAGACAGGCAAAAGACTCTTGGTGATGGCCGGTGGTACCGGTGGTCACGTCTTTCCTGCGCTGGCCGTCGCCAGGCGTCTCGCCAGTGAAGGTTGGCAAATCCGATGGCTCGGCACGGCCGACCGCATGGAGGCGCGTTTGGTGCCTCAGCATGGATTCGATATCGACTTTATCGACATTCAGGGCGTGCGTGGCAATGGTTTGCTGCGTAAGCTCGCTGCGCCCTTCAAGGTGCTGCGTTCTGTGATGCAGGCGAGAAAGGTGATCCGCCAGTTCAAGCCGGATGTGGTGCTTGGCATGGGCGGCTTTGCCAGTGGCCCGGGCGGTGTTGCTGCAAAGCTTAGCGGCATTCCTCTGGTGCTCCATGAGCAAAATGCGATTCCGGGTATGACCAACCTTCTGTTATCCCGTATTGCGACCCGGGTGCTTTGTGCTTTTGAGGGCGCCTTTGGCACTCTGGGCACGACCGTGGGCAATCCCATCCGGGAAGAGTTGGTGGCACTGGGGGAAAAGCCCCGTGAGGCACGTACCGAAGCGCTGAAAATCCTGGTGGTGGGTGGCAGTTTGGGGGCCAAGGTGTTTAACGACCTGATGCCTTCCGTGACCGCCCGTATCGCCCAGCTTCAGCCCGTGACAGTATGGCACCAGACAGGGAAGAACAATCTGGCGGCGGTGCAGGCCGAATATCAGCAGCAGGGCCAGGACGGCGGCGTCAAGATTGCTGAATTTATTGATGATATGGAAGCGGCCTATCGTTGGGCCGATGTGGTGCTGTGCCGGGCTGGCGCCTTGACCGTATCTGAGCTCGCCGCCGTGGGATTGCCCAGTATTCTGGTGCCTTACCCCCATGCGGTGGACGATCACCAAACCATGAATGCCCGGGTATTGGTGGATGCCGGCGCGGCCTTTTTGGTGCCCCAGCCCATTGCCACCACAGAGCTTTTGGCCGACAAGCTGCAGCTGCTTGCCGGAGACAGAGATGAATTGACCCGTATGGGCGAAAGGGCCAGGGCGGCGGCCGTGCTGGATGCCACCGAACGTGTGGCAGAGGTTTGCCGCGAGCTGGCGAAATAA
- a CDS encoding cell division protein FtsQ/DivIB, whose amino-acid sequence MLVLGGLGYSGYRLHGLLNNAEALPIEALVIKGDRVYTTEEEIRGAMEKLMARSFFSADVMEIQQAIEALPWVYKASVRRMWPARIKVYLQEQQAAARWNGMDWVNEQGEVFSAPEQQGLTDLPRLSGPENMSAEVLTSYRQIAELLQINGYGLESLSLSPRHAWIAVLDNGITLELGREDKMARVQRFINVYPTLAKQPKAVARVDLRYDTGLAVGWDETKQESR is encoded by the coding sequence ATGCTGGTACTGGGCGGACTCGGGTACAGCGGATATCGGCTCCATGGGCTTTTGAACAACGCAGAGGCCCTGCCCATAGAGGCCCTGGTCATCAAGGGTGACCGGGTTTACACCACGGAAGAAGAAATCCGTGGTGCCATGGAAAAACTGATGGCGCGAAGCTTTTTCAGCGCCGATGTGATGGAAATACAGCAGGCGATTGAAGCCCTGCCCTGGGTATACAAGGCATCGGTACGCCGGATGTGGCCGGCGCGTATCAAGGTGTACCTGCAGGAACAGCAGGCAGCGGCCCGCTGGAACGGCATGGATTGGGTGAACGAACAGGGCGAGGTGTTCAGTGCTCCTGAGCAGCAGGGGTTGACAGACCTGCCCAGGTTGTCCGGCCCTGAGAATATGTCGGCAGAGGTGCTTACCTCTTACCGGCAGATAGCGGAACTGCTGCAGATTAATGGCTATGGGCTTGAGAGCCTGAGCCTGAGCCCAAGACATGCGTGGATTGCCGTGCTTGATAATGGCATCACCCTGGAACTTGGGCGGGAAGACAAGATGGCGAGGGTACAGCGCTTTATCAATGTGTACCCCACGCTGGCCAAGCAGCCAAAGGCCGTCGCCAGAGTGGATTTGCGCTACGACACAGGATTGGCCGTAGGCTGGGATGAGACAAAACAAGAGAGTCGCTAA
- the ftsA gene encoding cell division protein FtsA, translating into MTKNQDRNLIVGLDIGTAKVAAIIGEVMPDGEISIVGLGNHPSRGMDKGGVNDLDSIVRSVQRALDQAELMADCQVSSVYMSISGKHIACQNERGMVSINDEEVTQEDVDNVIHTARSVKIPTERRILHVLPQEYAIDVQEGIRSPIGMSGMRMEAKVHIVTCANDMAKNITKSVERCGLKVDDLVFSGIASADAVLTNDEKDLGVCLVDIGGGTTDITVYTNGALRHCAVVPVAGNQVTNDIAKIFRTPLSHAEQIKVQYASARSAMVSREDSIEVPSVGGRPSRTMSRHTLAEVVEPRYQELFELVLKELRSARLEDQIAAGIVLTGGTASIEGAVDVAEAVFGMPVRVASPMPVKGLYEYVDQPIYSTGVGLLHYGARRVLERQYERPQRQGVTSVWNRVQSWFKGEF; encoded by the coding sequence ATGACCAAGAACCAGGATAGAAATCTGATAGTCGGATTGGACATAGGTACCGCCAAGGTCGCTGCGATCATCGGCGAAGTCATGCCTGACGGAGAGATCAGCATTGTGGGTCTTGGCAACCATCCCTCCCGGGGCATGGACAAGGGCGGGGTGAACGACCTCGACTCTATCGTGCGCAGCGTGCAGCGGGCACTGGACCAGGCGGAATTGATGGCCGATTGTCAGGTGTCGTCTGTGTATATGTCGATTTCCGGCAAACACATCGCCTGTCAGAACGAGCGCGGCATGGTGTCCATCAACGATGAAGAAGTGACTCAGGAAGACGTGGACAACGTCATCCACACGGCCCGCTCGGTGAAGATCCCCACAGAGCGCCGCATCCTGCATGTGTTGCCGCAGGAATACGCCATCGATGTACAGGAAGGGATCCGCAGCCCCATCGGCATGTCCGGCATGCGCATGGAGGCCAAGGTGCATATCGTCACCTGTGCCAACGACATGGCGAAGAATATTACCAAGAGCGTTGAGCGCTGCGGCCTCAAGGTGGATGACCTGGTGTTTTCCGGTATCGCCTCGGCCGATGCAGTGCTGACCAATGATGAAAAAGATCTGGGCGTGTGTCTGGTGGATATCGGCGGTGGTACCACCGACATTACCGTCTACACCAACGGCGCCCTGCGTCACTGCGCCGTAGTACCTGTGGCCGGTAACCAGGTAACCAACGATATCGCCAAAATTTTCAGGACGCCGCTGTCACATGCCGAGCAAATCAAGGTGCAATACGCCAGTGCGCGCAGTGCCATGGTCAGCCGCGAAGACAGCATCGAAGTGCCCTCTGTGGGGGGGCGTCCGTCGCGCACCATGTCTCGCCATACCCTGGCAGAAGTGGTGGAGCCAAGATATCAGGAGCTGTTTGAGCTGGTACTTAAAGAGCTTCGCAGCGCTCGACTGGAAGATCAGATTGCCGCAGGCATAGTGCTCACAGGTGGTACCGCTTCAATCGAAGGTGCTGTCGATGTGGCCGAAGCTGTGTTCGGCATGCCGGTAAGGGTGGCGTCGCCCATGCCGGTCAAAGGTTTATACGAATATGTGGATCAGCCCATTTACTCCACCGGGGTGGGGCTGCTTCACTATGGCGCGCGTCGGGTGCTCGAGCGGCAATACGAGCGTCCGCAGCGTCAAGGGGTCACCAGTGTCTGGAATCGGGTTCAGAGCTGGTTTAAGGGTGAATTTTAA
- the ftsW gene encoding cell division protein FtsW yields the protein MATDSKQLTLFERGGHFWSGWLSGRNAPGNQLYDRALLSVVLGLMAFGFVMVMSASMPEAQSLKDDPFHFMYRHVFYLVGCVAIAAVVLNIPMASWQKYSPLLLLGVFVLLIAVLVVGTTVNGARRWLSVGPIRIQVAEMAKLVFAIYLSGYLVRRLQEVRENAKGFYKPIAVFALYALLILAQPDLGTVVVLFVGTVGLLFLAGARLLDFFMLIFAGVMAFVALVVLEPYRVARVTSFLNPWEDPFGSGYQLTQSLMAYGRGDWLGQGLGNSIQKLEYLPEAHTDFIFAVIGEELGFIGIVMVLLALMFVALRAIRLGNECLGLERAFEGYLAYSIGIWICFQTVVNVGASIGMLPTKGLTLPFISYGGSSLWVMTSAVCILLRIDYEKRLSQIQAVQGRL from the coding sequence ATGGCAACTGACAGCAAACAGCTGACCCTGTTTGAGCGTGGTGGTCATTTCTGGAGCGGCTGGCTTAGCGGACGCAATGCGCCCGGCAACCAGCTGTACGACCGTGCGCTGCTGTCTGTTGTGTTGGGTTTGATGGCCTTTGGTTTTGTGATGGTGATGTCGGCCTCCATGCCGGAAGCCCAGAGTCTCAAGGACGATCCTTTCCACTTTATGTACCGCCATGTGTTCTATTTGGTGGGTTGCGTGGCGATAGCCGCAGTGGTGCTTAACATCCCCATGGCAAGCTGGCAAAAGTACAGCCCCTTGCTGCTGTTGGGGGTTTTTGTACTCCTCATTGCAGTGCTGGTGGTGGGCACAACCGTGAATGGTGCAAGGCGCTGGCTCAGCGTGGGCCCCATCCGTATCCAGGTGGCCGAAATGGCCAAACTGGTGTTTGCCATTTATCTGTCGGGGTATCTGGTGCGCCGGCTGCAGGAAGTGCGGGAGAACGCCAAGGGATTTTACAAGCCCATCGCCGTGTTTGCTCTTTATGCCCTGCTGATCCTGGCACAGCCGGATCTGGGCACAGTGGTGGTGCTCTTCGTAGGTACAGTTGGCTTGCTGTTTCTTGCAGGGGCTAGGCTGCTCGACTTCTTTATGTTGATTTTTGCCGGCGTGATGGCCTTCGTCGCACTGGTTGTGCTTGAGCCTTACCGTGTCGCCCGGGTGACATCTTTCCTTAACCCCTGGGAAGATCCCTTCGGCAGCGGTTATCAGCTCACTCAGTCTCTGATGGCCTATGGCCGCGGCGACTGGCTGGGGCAGGGGCTGGGGAACAGTATCCAGAAATTGGAATATCTGCCCGAGGCCCATACCGACTTTATCTTTGCCGTGATTGGTGAAGAGCTGGGCTTTATCGGCATTGTGATGGTGCTGCTGGCACTGATGTTTGTGGCGCTGCGCGCCATACGTCTGGGCAACGAGTGTTTGGGGCTTGAACGTGCCTTTGAAGGGTATCTGGCTTATTCCATCGGGATTTGGATCTGTTTCCAGACCGTGGTGAATGTGGGCGCCAGTATCGGCATGTTGCCCACCAAGGGGCTGACGTTGCCCTTTATCAGTTATGGCGGCTCCAGCTTGTGGGTAATGACCTCGGCCGTGTGTATTTTGCTTCGCATCGATTATGAAAAACGCCTGAGTCAGATTCAGGCCGTACAGGGGAGACTCTAG
- the murC gene encoding UDP-N-acetylmuramate--L-alanine ligase: MTQTEKYRQLRTMIPEMRRVRRIHFVGIGGAGMGGIAEVLVNEGYQVSGSDIADNAVTERLGSLGARIFIGHGADNVSGVDVVVVSTAIKQDNPEIAAAKEKRIPIVRRAEMLAELMRYRHGVAVAGTHGKTTTTSLIASIYGQAERDPTFVIGGLLNSAGTNARLGSSRYLIAEADESDASFLHLQPMVTVVTNIEADHMDTYGGDFEKLKSTFVDFMHNLPFYGVAVVCVDDPVVRELIPRIGRQVVTYGFSDDADVQALNFVQEGHSCRFTVRRKGKDDLSLKVNLPGQHNVLNSLAAIAVATEDDIEDEAIVKALADFQGIGRRFQHLGKFATPNGEVMLVDDYGHHPSEVLATIKAARAGWPDKRLVMAYQPHRYTRTRDLYEDFVEVLSQVDKLVLLEVYAAGETPIPGADGRALCRSIRQRGQLEPIFVASPEQLTSVLPDVLADGDLLLCQGAGNIGALSRELAATGLGFAKVENN, from the coding sequence ATGACACAGACAGAGAAGTACAGACAGCTTCGTACCATGATCCCCGAAATGCGCCGCGTGCGTCGTATCCACTTTGTTGGTATCGGCGGCGCCGGTATGGGCGGGATTGCCGAAGTGCTGGTAAACGAAGGCTATCAGGTCAGCGGGTCGGACATCGCCGACAATGCCGTGACAGAACGTCTGGGAAGTCTGGGTGCCCGTATTTTCATTGGCCATGGCGCCGATAACGTCAGCGGTGTGGATGTGGTCGTGGTATCGACTGCTATCAAGCAGGACAACCCTGAAATTGCCGCTGCCAAAGAGAAGCGTATTCCCATCGTTCGCCGCGCAGAGATGCTTGCCGAGCTGATGCGTTATCGCCATGGCGTGGCGGTTGCCGGTACCCACGGCAAAACCACCACCACCAGTTTGATTGCCAGTATCTATGGTCAGGCCGAGCGAGACCCGACGTTTGTAATTGGTGGACTGCTTAACAGTGCCGGTACCAATGCCCGCCTGGGCTCAAGCCGTTATCTGATTGCCGAAGCCGACGAGAGTGATGCGAGCTTCCTGCACCTGCAGCCCATGGTTACCGTGGTCACCAACATCGAAGCCGACCACATGGACACCTACGGCGGTGACTTTGAAAAGCTGAAATCCACCTTCGTGGACTTTATGCACAATTTGCCGTTTTACGGTGTGGCCGTGGTCTGTGTGGACGATCCTGTGGTGCGCGAGCTTATCCCGCGTATTGGCCGTCAGGTGGTGACTTACGGTTTCAGCGACGATGCCGACGTACAGGCGCTGAATTTCGTTCAGGAAGGTCACAGCTGCCGCTTTACCGTGCGCCGCAAGGGCAAGGATGACCTGTCACTGAAGGTGAATCTGCCCGGACAGCACAATGTGCTTAACTCCCTGGCTGCCATTGCCGTGGCCACCGAGGATGACATTGAAGATGAGGCCATCGTTAAGGCGCTGGCCGATTTCCAGGGTATAGGACGCCGTTTCCAGCATCTGGGTAAGTTTGCGACTCCCAACGGTGAGGTCATGTTGGTGGACGACTACGGCCATCATCCCAGCGAAGTACTTGCGACCATTAAAGCCGCCCGAGCCGGTTGGCCGGATAAGCGCCTGGTGATGGCCTATCAGCCCCACAGGTACACCCGTACACGCGACCTGTATGAGGACTTCGTCGAAGTGCTGTCTCAGGTCGATAAGCTGGTGCTGCTGGAAGTGTATGCCGCCGGCGAAACGCCAATCCCGGGCGCCGATGGCCGCGCTTTGTGCCGCTCGATTCGTCAACGTGGCCAGCTGGAACCAATTTTTGTGGCAAGCCCCGAGCAGCTGACGTCAGTGCTGCCGGACGTGTTGGCCGATGGCGATCTGCTGCTGTGCCAGGGCGCGGGCAACATTGGTGCCCTGTCCCGGGAGTTGGCGGCTACCGGGCTTGGATTTGCCAAGGTGGAAAACAACTGA